The Flavobacterium psychrophilum genome includes a region encoding these proteins:
- a CDS encoding pyridoxamine 5'-phosphate oxidase — MTDLSNYRRSYEKSELTEEHLPEDPMNLFKKWFIEVEEFDGPGEVNAMTVSTFGLDGFPKSRVVLLKQYTYEGFIFFTNYDSEKGKAIAANPNICLSFFWEGLERQVIIKGKAEKVSENISDGYFDSRPEGSRLGAIVSPQSRVIPSRDYLENNLKDLEKEFEGKEIPRPANWGGYIVKPIEVEFWQGRANRLHDRIRFKLQYDLSWIVERLAP; from the coding sequence ATGACTGATCTTAGTAACTATCGCCGTTCATACGAAAAAAGTGAGCTAACAGAAGAGCATCTTCCGGAAGATCCTATGAACCTTTTCAAAAAATGGTTCATAGAGGTAGAAGAATTTGATGGTCCCGGAGAGGTTAATGCTATGACAGTTTCCACTTTTGGATTGGATGGTTTTCCAAAATCACGCGTTGTGTTACTCAAGCAGTATACCTATGAGGGTTTTATTTTTTTTACGAATTATGATTCGGAAAAAGGAAAAGCCATAGCTGCAAATCCTAATATTTGCCTTTCTTTCTTTTGGGAGGGTTTGGAACGCCAGGTTATAATTAAGGGTAAGGCAGAAAAAGTATCTGAAAATATTTCTGACGGTTATTTTGACAGCAGGCCGGAAGGCAGTAGGCTGGGAGCTATAGTATCTCCACAAAGCCGGGTTATTCCTTCACGGGATTATCTCGAAAATAATCTGAAAGATTTGGAAAAAGAGTTTGAAGGAAAAGAAATACCACGTCCTGCGAACTGGGGGGGCTATATTGTAAAACCTATAGAGGTTGAATTCTGGCAGGGAAGGGCTAATCGTCTTCACGACAGGATACGTTTTAAACTTCAGTATGATCTTTCATGGATTGTGGAACGACTTGCTCCATAA
- a CDS encoding phosphohistidine phosphatase: MKNLILIRHAKSSWEAPLEDKDRPLSKRGINDAHLVASEIENHLPKSYIVWSSTAKRAKNTAYIFAENLSIPLETIVFKDDLYTFDAKSLEDVIKSCNNQFDNLILFGHNDAITNFVNTFGNHAVENVPTAGFVSLSFQQNDWKDIRKGTIEKVLFPSELKKHDPPLTGKPVY; encoded by the coding sequence ATGAAAAATTTAATTCTGATCCGCCATGCGAAGTCAAGCTGGGAAGCACCGTTGGAGGATAAAGACCGCCCTTTATCGAAAAGAGGGATAAATGATGCGCATCTTGTAGCGTCTGAAATTGAGAATCACTTACCTAAATCATATATTGTTTGGAGTAGTACAGCTAAGCGTGCTAAAAATACCGCCTACATTTTTGCAGAAAATCTTTCTATACCACTAGAAACCATAGTCTTTAAAGACGACCTCTATACTTTTGATGCTAAAAGCCTCGAAGATGTTATAAAAAGCTGCAATAATCAATTTGATAACCTAATTCTTTTTGGACATAACGACGCTATTACTAATTTTGTTAATACCTTTGGGAACCATGCTGTAGAAAATGTACCTACGGCAGGTTTTGTATCCCTTTCCTTTCAGCAAAATGACTGGAAAGATATCCGAAAGGGGACGATAGAAAAAGTATTATTTCCAAGCGAATTAAAGAAACATGATCCACCACTCACCGGTAAACCGGTATATTGA
- a CDS encoding polyphosphate kinase, whose amino-acid sequence MIHHSPVNRYIDREKSWLAFNARVLQEAGDDKVPLLDRLRFLGIFSNNFDEFFRVRYAAIRRLSLTGQTGEKILGGISAQQLLTEITDIVIEQQSESLRILSVIEKELENENIFMVNETQLTKEQESYLKDFYIQKVSPELVTIILNDLDEFPLLKDTSGYLAVKLVMKPKVLPGYSETTQQIRYAVIEMPKTVNRFVILPSNTDKQYVIMLDDVIRLNLHGIFNIFRYESISAHMIKITRDAQLEIDSDQSKSLMEKISTSVKERRIGEPVRFVYDQAIGKDTLDFFLTRMEIDSSDSIIPGGRYHNRRDYMDFPNLGRQDLLYQQNVPLPVPGLSLEGSILHKIRERDYLLNAPYQSFAYVIKFLREAALDPKVSSISITLYRLARNSQIISSLINAAKNGKKVTVQIELQARFDEASNISYAEQMQTEGINLIFGVKGLKVHSKICVIERVENGRIKRYGFVSTGNFNESTAKIYTDVTLFTSHQQILKETQRIFEFFEVNYRVHRYKHLFVSPHYTRSKFYKLIDREILNAIAGKEAYIKLRMNSLTDFKMIDKLYEASREGVKIQLIIRGICCLIPGVPGMSDNIEAISIVDNYLEHSRVYIFANSGDPEIFISSADFMTRNLDARVEVTCPIYDPEIKQELLETFEIGWKANVKARLHSETLENKYRKKPDEKPFRAQLETYNYYRNKLDVIYEQL is encoded by the coding sequence ATGATCCACCACTCACCGGTAAACCGGTATATTGACAGGGAAAAAAGCTGGCTGGCGTTTAACGCAAGAGTATTGCAAGAAGCAGGAGACGATAAAGTGCCTTTGCTGGACAGGCTAAGATTTTTAGGAATATTTTCAAACAACTTCGACGAATTTTTCAGGGTGCGCTATGCAGCCATACGCCGTTTGAGCCTTACAGGACAGACCGGCGAGAAGATTCTTGGAGGTATATCTGCCCAGCAGCTTCTTACAGAGATTACTGATATTGTTATCGAACAACAATCGGAGAGTCTTCGTATTCTAAGCGTTATTGAAAAAGAGCTGGAGAATGAGAATATTTTCATGGTTAATGAAACCCAGCTTACTAAAGAACAGGAAAGCTATCTAAAAGACTTTTATATCCAGAAAGTAAGTCCGGAATTAGTTACTATTATCCTTAATGATCTTGACGAGTTTCCATTGTTAAAAGATACATCGGGCTATCTTGCTGTGAAGCTGGTTATGAAACCTAAAGTATTACCTGGGTACTCTGAGACTACTCAGCAAATACGTTATGCAGTAATTGAGATGCCTAAAACCGTTAATAGGTTTGTAATACTTCCATCTAATACGGATAAGCAGTATGTCATTATGCTTGATGACGTTATACGTCTTAATCTGCACGGAATATTTAATATCTTCAGGTATGAGAGCATCTCTGCCCACATGATTAAAATTACGCGTGATGCACAGTTAGAAATAGATAGCGACCAGAGTAAAAGCTTAATGGAGAAGATTTCTACTAGTGTTAAAGAAAGACGTATTGGAGAACCTGTACGTTTTGTATATGATCAGGCTATAGGGAAGGATACACTTGATTTCTTTCTTACCCGTATGGAGATAGATTCATCCGATAGTATTATTCCGGGAGGAAGATATCACAATAGGCGAGATTATATGGACTTTCCTAACTTAGGGAGACAGGACTTGCTTTATCAGCAAAATGTCCCATTGCCGGTACCGGGGCTTAGCCTTGAAGGAAGTATTCTTCATAAAATAAGAGAAAGAGATTACCTGCTTAACGCACCTTATCAGTCGTTTGCATATGTAATTAAATTTCTTCGTGAAGCAGCACTTGATCCTAAAGTTAGTTCCATAAGTATAACGTTATATCGATTAGCCAGAAATTCGCAAATTATCAGTTCTCTTATTAATGCAGCTAAAAACGGAAAGAAAGTAACAGTTCAGATCGAACTTCAGGCGCGTTTTGATGAGGCTAGTAATATTTCCTATGCAGAACAGATGCAGACGGAAGGTATCAATCTTATATTCGGCGTAAAGGGCCTTAAAGTGCATAGTAAAATATGTGTTATAGAGCGCGTAGAAAATGGACGTATAAAACGTTATGGATTTGTATCTACGGGTAATTTTAATGAGTCTACAGCTAAAATATATACCGACGTTACATTGTTTACCAGCCATCAGCAGATTTTAAAAGAAACACAAAGGATATTTGAGTTCTTTGAAGTCAACTATCGTGTACACCGATATAAACACCTTTTTGTATCGCCACATTACACCCGTAGTAAATTTTATAAACTGATTGACAGAGAAATATTAAATGCTATAGCTGGTAAAGAGGCATACATAAAACTTAGAATGAACAGCCTTACCGACTTCAAAATGATCGATAAGCTCTATGAAGCCAGCAGAGAGGGTGTAAAAATACAGCTTATTATACGCGGAATATGCTGCTTGATACCTGGTGTACCGGGCATGAGCGATAATATAGAAGCAATAAGCATTGTAGATAACTATCTTGAGCATTCCAGGGTCTATATTTTCGCAAATTCAGGAGATCCGGAAATATTTATTTCTTCAGCAGATTTTATGACTAGAAACCTTGATGCAAGGGTAGAAGTTACATGTCCTATTTATGATCCGGAGATAAAGCAGGAATTGCTTGAAACTTTTGAAATTGGTTGGAAAGCTAACGTAAAAGCCAGGCTACATTCTGAAACGTTGGAAAATAAATACAGGAAAAAGCCTGATGAAAAACCTTTCCGTGCGCAGCTGGAAACTTACAATTATTACAGAAACAAATTAGACGTTATTTACGAACAATTATAA
- a CDS encoding exopolyphosphatase, protein MITIKKYAAIDIGSNAMRLLISNIVEQEGKEPQFNKSSLVRVPVRLGQDAFTVGEITEENIERMVDSMKAYKLLMKVHKVERYMACATSAMREAFNGKEVADIIEQESGVKIEIIDGKKEAAIIASTDLHHLVKTDQTYLYVDVGGGSTEFSLFANGKIVASKSFKNGTVRLLNNMVNEVVWQEIEKWIKAVTEPYETVTLIGSGGNINKLFKMSGKQQEKPLSFFYVNSQYQFLNSLSYEQRISELGLNPDRADVIIYAARIYLNAMKWSGARNIYVPKIGLSDGIVKAMYYGKI, encoded by the coding sequence ATGATTACAATAAAAAAATATGCTGCGATAGATATTGGTTCAAATGCCATGAGGTTATTAATATCCAATATTGTCGAGCAGGAAGGTAAGGAACCACAGTTTAATAAAAGTTCGCTTGTACGCGTACCGGTGCGTCTTGGGCAGGATGCTTTTACTGTAGGGGAAATTACCGAAGAGAATATTGAACGTATGGTGGACTCTATGAAAGCCTATAAACTACTTATGAAAGTGCATAAAGTAGAACGTTATATGGCTTGTGCTACTTCAGCTATGCGTGAAGCATTTAATGGAAAAGAAGTCGCTGATATTATAGAGCAGGAATCGGGTGTGAAGATAGAAATAATCGATGGGAAAAAAGAAGCAGCTATTATTGCTTCAACAGATTTGCATCATCTTGTTAAGACCGATCAGACCTATCTATATGTTGATGTTGGTGGAGGCAGTACAGAGTTTTCATTGTTTGCCAATGGAAAAATCGTTGCCTCTAAATCATTTAAAAATGGTACGGTTCGTTTGCTAAATAACATGGTAAACGAAGTGGTTTGGCAGGAAATAGAAAAGTGGATTAAAGCTGTAACCGAACCTTACGAAACAGTTACACTTATTGGTTCAGGAGGAAATATCAATAAGCTATTCAAAATGTCCGGTAAACAACAGGAAAAACCATTGTCTTTTTTTTATGTAAACAGCCAGTATCAGTTTCTAAATAGCCTAAGTTACGAGCAGCGTATTTCAGAGCTTGGACTTAATCCGGATCGCGCAGACGTAATTATTTATGCTGCCCGAATATATTTAAACGCCATGAAGTGGAGTGGTGCGAGAAATATTTATGTGCCAAAAATCGGACTATCAGATGGTATAGTAAAAGCCATGTACTACGGAAAAATATAA
- a CDS encoding DNA polymerase III subunit gamma/tau (catalyzes the DNA-template-directed extension of the 3'-end of a DNA strand; the tau chain serves as a scaffold to help in the dimerizaton of the alpha,epsilon and theta core complex; the gamma chain seems to interact with the delta and delta' subunits to transfer the beta subunit on the DNA), with amino-acid sequence MEQFIVSARKYRPQTFKDVVGQQAITNTLLNAIDNNHLAQALLFTGPRGVGKTTCARILARKINQEGYDDPYEDFAFNVFELDAASNNSVDDIRSLIDQVRIPPQTGKYKVYIIDEVHMLSQAAFNAFLKTLEEPPRHAIFILATTEKHKIIPTILSRCQIFDFKRITVKDAKEHLGEVARSQGISFEDDALHIIAQKADGAMRDALSIFDRVVSYCGTNLTRQAVTENLNVLDYEYYIKVTDLIIENRIPDLLLTYNEILAKGFDGHHFVAGLASHFRDLLVSKNPATLALLEAGEVAQNLYREQSQKTSQDFLLKAIDLANDCDLKYKTSQNQRLLVELCLMQLASITFDGEKKKLTNL; translated from the coding sequence ATGGAACAGTTTATAGTATCAGCCCGTAAGTATCGCCCACAAACCTTTAAGGATGTTGTTGGGCAGCAGGCTATTACCAATACACTACTTAATGCCATAGATAATAATCACCTTGCTCAGGCACTGCTATTTACAGGTCCTCGTGGTGTTGGTAAAACTACCTGCGCGCGTATTTTGGCCCGAAAAATAAACCAAGAAGGTTATGACGACCCGTATGAGGATTTTGCCTTTAACGTATTTGAGCTGGATGCTGCTTCTAACAACTCTGTAGACGACATCCGAAGCCTTATAGACCAGGTTCGAATACCGCCACAAACAGGTAAATACAAAGTATATATTATAGATGAGGTACACATGCTATCTCAGGCTGCATTCAATGCGTTTCTTAAAACACTTGAAGAGCCGCCAAGACATGCTATATTTATACTTGCAACTACAGAGAAACACAAGATAATACCAACTATATTATCGCGTTGCCAAATATTCGATTTCAAAAGAATAACCGTTAAAGATGCTAAAGAACATCTTGGTGAGGTTGCCCGCAGCCAGGGAATCTCTTTCGAAGATGATGCACTGCACATTATTGCCCAAAAGGCAGATGGCGCTATGCGTGACGCTCTTTCGATTTTTGACAGGGTCGTAAGTTATTGCGGTACTAATCTTACCCGTCAGGCAGTTACTGAAAATCTAAACGTACTTGATTATGAATACTACATAAAAGTAACCGATCTGATCATTGAAAACCGTATTCCTGACCTATTACTTACCTATAATGAGATTTTAGCGAAAGGGTTTGACGGACATCATTTTGTAGCCGGACTTGCATCGCATTTCCGTGACTTACTAGTCAGTAAAAATCCTGCAACATTGGCATTGTTAGAAGCAGGTGAAGTTGCACAGAATCTTTACAGGGAACAATCGCAAAAAACAAGTCAGGACTTTTTACTAAAAGCAATAGATTTAGCAAATGATTGTGACCTTAAATATAAAACCAGCCAGAACCAAAGGTTGCTTGTAGAATTATGCTTAATGCAGCTTGCCTCCATCACCTTTGATGGAGAAAAAAAAAAGCTGACCAATTTATAA
- a CDS encoding sodium:proton exchanger — MENYSIVLFILALMIGLSAIADKIKLPYPILLISAGIAIGFIPTLPKVEIDPEIIFLLFLPPLLYDAAFNISFAQFKTNINTISTLAISLVFITVLGIAVLARYCIPGMNWPLGFVLGAILSATDAVAAMSITKGLGLSHKTMTILEGESLINDASALVAYRFAVAAVTGAAFVFWKATLEFVFLLGGGILVGMIMGKLLAIILKRIKDDAIVVISFMLIMPFVTYLIAEEIHVSGVIAVVMLGLVISRFSNMVFPERLKNQSKSIWDIAIFLLNGLIFILIGLQFPYILGSIDKAMVLPYIGYAFLITIAVLLIRMIRVFSQKAGLQNAFKKGRHKISEHALLDFKNSLIISWSGMRGIVSLAIAIGLPHELGDGTPFPLRNEIIFISVVVVLFTLIGQGLTLPWLVKKLQP, encoded by the coding sequence ATGGAAAACTATAGTATTGTACTATTTATACTTGCCCTTATGATCGGGCTATCGGCAATCGCCGATAAAATAAAATTGCCCTACCCGATACTTCTTATAAGTGCAGGAATAGCCATTGGTTTTATACCTACTCTGCCTAAAGTAGAAATTGACCCCGAAATTATATTCCTTTTATTTCTGCCTCCACTTCTATACGATGCGGCATTCAATATATCATTCGCGCAGTTTAAAACCAATATCAATACGATTAGCACTCTCGCAATATCACTTGTATTTATTACAGTTCTTGGCATAGCGGTTTTAGCAAGGTATTGCATCCCGGGTATGAACTGGCCATTAGGTTTTGTGTTGGGTGCCATACTTTCTGCAACCGATGCTGTAGCTGCTATGAGCATTACAAAGGGACTCGGATTATCACATAAAACAATGACGATACTGGAAGGGGAAAGCCTTATAAACGATGCATCTGCACTAGTTGCCTACCGTTTTGCAGTTGCCGCCGTTACAGGAGCAGCTTTTGTATTCTGGAAGGCCACATTGGAATTTGTGTTCTTATTAGGTGGCGGAATACTGGTCGGAATGATAATGGGTAAGTTATTAGCCATTATACTTAAAAGGATAAAGGACGATGCAATAGTGGTTATCAGTTTCATGCTGATTATGCCATTTGTTACCTATCTTATAGCTGAAGAAATCCATGTATCCGGTGTTATTGCAGTAGTAATGCTGGGACTTGTAATATCGAGGTTTAGTAATATGGTATTTCCAGAACGATTAAAAAATCAGTCGAAATCAATTTGGGACATTGCTATATTCCTTTTAAACGGACTTATATTTATTCTCATAGGATTGCAATTTCCATACATATTGGGAAGCATTGATAAAGCCATGGTATTACCTTATATAGGTTATGCATTTCTTATCACAATAGCAGTACTTCTTATACGTATGATAAGAGTTTTTTCTCAAAAAGCCGGATTGCAGAATGCTTTTAAAAAAGGCAGGCACAAAATAAGCGAACATGCTTTGCTGGATTTTAAGAACAGCCTTATTATAAGCTGGTCGGGTATGCGTGGCATCGTATCTTTGGCAATAGCGATAGGTTTGCCACACGAACTTGGCGATGGCACCCCTTTTCCACTCCGCAACGAAATAATATTTATATCGGTGGTCGTTGTTTTATTCACACTTATCGGTCAGGGATTAACGTTGCCGTGGCTGGTTAAAAAACTACAGCCTTAA
- a CDS encoding DNA topoisomerase I — MNRLQKKLEKIGSDPKITAKAVGLRYSLKSDKGFYRKRKGSGFSYINEDGITIKDKETIDRIKKLVIPPAWQNVWISPFENGHLQVTGIDVRGRKQYRYHPHWNKIRNQSKFFRLRRFANALPLIRQQVEKDLNRKGLPYEKVVALVVKLIEMTNIRIGNDAYKKLYGSFGLTTLRDKHVKFDGTTVWFEFVGKKGVKHKIKLQSRKMANLVKKCKDIPGQELFQYYDDNGNRHTIGSGDVNGYIKEITGEDFTAKDFRAWAGSLNALCAFLDIGKFTSDTDCKRKIVGVIDSVAEKLGNTRTVCKKYYIHPTVIATYEKGLIDNYKPESTTSEEFNANEKALLRLLTDEDIAEVIA; from the coding sequence ATGAACAGGCTCCAGAAAAAACTTGAAAAGATAGGGAGCGATCCTAAAATAACAGCGAAAGCCGTTGGCCTGCGTTATTCTCTAAAGTCTGATAAAGGCTTTTACAGAAAACGCAAAGGTAGCGGCTTTAGTTATATTAATGAAGATGGTATTACTATTAAGGATAAGGAAACAATAGATCGCATAAAGAAGCTGGTTATTCCACCGGCATGGCAGAATGTGTGGATATCACCCTTTGAAAATGGACATCTTCAGGTTACCGGTATTGATGTAAGAGGAAGAAAACAATACCGCTATCACCCGCACTGGAATAAGATTAGAAACCAATCAAAATTCTTTCGCCTCCGCAGATTTGCAAATGCGTTGCCATTAATACGCCAACAGGTAGAAAAAGACTTAAACCGTAAAGGATTGCCCTATGAAAAAGTTGTTGCACTAGTTGTAAAACTGATAGAGATGACAAATATTCGTATTGGTAACGATGCTTACAAAAAACTCTATGGTTCTTTCGGGCTAACAACACTTCGCGATAAGCATGTTAAATTTGACGGCACCACAGTGTGGTTTGAATTTGTAGGCAAAAAAGGCGTAAAGCACAAGATAAAACTGCAAAGCCGTAAGATGGCAAATCTTGTAAAAAAATGCAAAGACATTCCCGGACAGGAACTTTTTCAGTACTATGATGACAACGGCAATCGACACACTATAGGTTCCGGCGATGTAAATGGCTATATTAAAGAAATTACCGGTGAAGATTTTACCGCTAAAGATTTCCGTGCGTGGGCAGGAAGCCTAAATGCCTTATGCGCTTTTTTAGATATAGGCAAATTTACCAGCGATACTGATTGTAAACGTAAAATTGTAGGTGTTATAGATTCCGTAGCTGAAAAATTGGGAAATACCCGCACCGTTTGCAAAAAATATTACATACACCCCACTGTTATTGCAACGTATGAGAAAGGTCTTATAGACAATTACAAACCCGAATCTACAACCAGTGAAGAATTTAACGCTAATGAAAAAGCATTACTCAGGCTGCTTACCGACGAAGATATTGCTGAAGTAATTGCATAG
- a CDS encoding methyltransferase, whose protein sequence is MRIISGKYKGRRITAPKNLPVRPTTDMSKEALFNILNNRFDFEGLKVLDLFSGTGNICYEFASRGATNLTAVDADFGCVKFIKQTAGEFDFNISAVKSDVIKYLQGSKAAFDIVFADPPYNMDQKLFEEIVMLVFDNELLQQDGMMVIEHSKYTKLNHMMNFSFQKNYGGSVFSFFEFDNEIEDDSLAEEEDNM, encoded by the coding sequence ATGAGGATAATTTCCGGAAAATACAAAGGGAGAAGAATTACTGCTCCTAAAAACCTGCCGGTGAGGCCTACGACAGATATGTCTAAGGAAGCACTATTTAATATCCTTAATAACCGTTTTGATTTTGAAGGATTAAAAGTACTGGATCTTTTTTCCGGAACGGGCAACATATGTTATGAGTTTGCGTCACGTGGAGCCACTAACCTTACAGCCGTAGATGCTGACTTTGGCTGTGTAAAATTCATTAAACAGACTGCCGGTGAGTTTGATTTTAATATTTCTGCTGTAAAAAGTGATGTCATTAAATATTTGCAGGGTAGCAAAGCTGCATTTGACATTGTTTTTGCAGACCCTCCATACAATATGGATCAGAAGTTATTCGAAGAGATTGTAATGTTAGTATTCGATAATGAGTTACTGCAACAGGATGGCATGATGGTTATTGAGCACTCTAAATACACCAAGCTGAATCATATGATGAATTTTTCTTTTCAGAAAAACTACGGTGGATCTGTATTTTCGTTCTTCGAATTTGATAATGAAATAGAAGACGATTCGCTTGCTGAAGAGGAAGATAATATGTAA